Below is a genomic region from Triticum dicoccoides isolate Atlit2015 ecotype Zavitan chromosome 5A, WEW_v2.0, whole genome shotgun sequence.
GCTCTGTGTTTGCCTGTCGGTTCACATGAGTGCCTTAATGGGAGGAGGAAGGAACCTGGGTGCGCAGGCTCGTTGGCGCATCAAATCTAATCTACTAACGGGATGCACGCATGTGCAGTGCCCATGTACCTAACCCACATTTCGCTTCTccacttttaactttttctttcccCACTAACTACTCCAGTTTAGGTGTCCATAAGTGTTAACTACAGTCTCTTCTGCAGGTGGCAACAAATGTCCACGTACTAGTACAAGGATATTCATATGTTTCCAGCGGCTAAACGTGTTGTACGTAGGCGAAGTAATGCTGCTGCTTAATGACACTTTAAATGCACAATAACTGTAATATCTAGTATGATGCTTACCCTGcgacggcgagggcgagggcgacggccatGAGCGCCCACTGGTAGGGGAGGTACTTCCTGGCGGTGCAGGGGCTGCCGGCGGGGAGGCGGTAGCGCTCCATCCACCCGAAGTGGGGGCGCATGAGCAGCACGAACCCGAGGAGGAACCCGGTGAGGAACCCCCCGATGTGCGCGAAGTTGTTGACGTGCGGCAGGATGCCCAGCACCAGGTTGACGGCGATGACGAAGAGCAGCGTGGTCACCGCCGCCACCTTGTTGCTGTAGATGGTCCAGTTGGACAGCAGCTCCGCCAGCATCGCCCCCAGCAGCCCGAAGAGCGCCCCGGAGGCCCCCACCGAGATGGCGCTCCGGATGAAGAGCGACGACAGCACGCTCCCGCCCACGCCGGAGATGAGGTATATGCCGCCGATCCTCACTGCAACCAACCAAAAGAAGACCTTGGTGTCAATGGTGTTCTTAGGTGAGTGTTTGAAATATGTGGCCTGCAAATTGTAATCGTGTATGCATACCGTATCCGAACTGCTGCTCAAGGCGGAGGCCGATGAAGAGGAGGCTGAGCATGTTGGCGACGAGGTGGAGGACGCCGGCGTGCATCCACATGCAGGAGAAGAGGCGCCACCCCTGGTGCCCGTGCACCACCTTGTCCCACACCAGCGCGCCCATCTTCACCAGCCTGCAATGCATGCACATCCAGCACAGGAGTGTAACGGTCAGGATCCATCGGCCGGGCCCCAGCTCATCATCAGGATGGATGCATGTACCCCATGCTGCCGTATATGGACAGGGGCTGTACTGGCATACCGCCGCAATACAGGCAGGCCCAGCTCATCTGCACTTGGCGTGTGGTTGGTGTCCTACCACTACCCGTGTTTCTTTTTTGGGTCATCTCTGGCGCCTCTGCCCTACGAATTATTTGGGTGCCGGATCTCATCTTGGCAAGTTCTTGGGTTGTTGATTAATTCATTCAGATTTCAGACTAATAATGTTGCGAAGAAACAGAATTGATGAATAGCACTTATTTTGTACTACTTGTTTCTCGCAACAGAAATCGTGTGTGCACAGTCGATCTGCAGTCAGCTATACTACATGATTCTTGCCTCCTATTGCAACTACCTAGCTTTGCAGGTAAGCAAAGGCAGCAACTAGTAGCAGTAACATTTCCATGAACAGAAGCTGATTAACAGACAAAGAGAATTAAAGAAAAGATTGAGAAGAGGGAGGTGCTTACGTTGCGGAGGATGGGCCGAGCAGCGGGTTCTGGCGGAGGGGCTGGAAGGAGAAGCGGTGGAGGAAGCGGGCGACGCACTGGCCGTCGCGCCCCGGCTTGGCGTTGTGGGCGGGGCAGTTGTTGTAGTACATGGCGATGGTGAAGACGGTGATGTTGGCGACCAGGATGGAGGGCACCAGCCAGGGCGTCCACTCCCGCTCCCCCTCGTGCTGCGGGTACAGCGGCGACGGCACCTTGCCCGGCTCCTGCTTCGCCTTCCTCGGCGACGACCCGCCCTTCTCCACGTCCGCCCGCGACGTCGCCATTGGTTGGTGCTAGGACGGAGCTGCCTGCTCTTGGCGTGGGTTGCTGCTGAGTCTCTCTTCTCgtgtggaggcggaggcggaggctggGATTtagaggtggtggcggtggagtGTGAGGAGGACGGGGAGAGGAGTGGGAATAAatacaggggaggaggaggagcggggcgACGGGGGGAGTGGAGGTCGCACGGAAGGCACCGCGCGGTTGGCTGTTGGCTGGCTGGAAGGGTCCGGGCCCATGTGCATGTGGCATCGGTGTATACATCTATCTCTCGTGTCGTGTGTAATGTGCGGGCGGACGGACGGACGGCTGCAGGCGACGCGGTTCCACTGCCATTGGTCCTCGCCCCCTTTGACTCCCTGGGCCGAAACGGTACGTGCTGCTACCTACAGTCGGTGCTACGCGTCTACAGTAGTATTTTTCTCTTTGAAGCGGTACAGACAGTCGGTGCTCGTGCTAATCGTGTTCAATGGGCATTGCTGACTTGTTCGAACTGCAGTGTTCTGCATTTCCCCAAGCACCAGGCCCTCAAACGCCGACGCGTGCGCAGACAGTGATCGGACACGTCTCATTTGTTAGTTTTCACACATGCGTTCCTCAAAACCATACAACCCACGTCAACGCTATGTAAAACACGTTCGTATCCCAGTTCATCTGATTAACATTGCATTGCCGGACAAAAGGAGCATAGTTTATCAGATCAACATTGCATCGCTGGACAAAAGGAGCATAGTAGGTCGGAGTAGTTCAACGCCAAATTCATACTACAAACAATTTAACACATAGTTAAAATATAAACGGAATAGGGAAGGACTAAGAGCATTTCCAACAGCCGCGCAATGCGCGGCACGCTAAAAATCAAAATACAGCGCCGGGTGAGCCAGCTTTTGCGTGCGGTGGTGCGCTGGCTCCAACGGCCGCCTCAAAATAAAGCGTGTTCGAGCCGCTCCAGCAGGTGCGCTATATTTAATCTTTTTTTCCTTGACGCCTACTATGTGAACTACGATTCCATACATATTTGGTTCCAATAGTACAAATATGGAGATAGTTCGTCACATAGCTTGCTTCTACGATACAAAATAGTGCGTAGATAGTTCATAGTCTTCTCCTAcgatagatagataaataaaatgAAAAACTACTACTACTCGTCATTCTCCGACTCGGACTctgcctcggtgatgtcctcctctgacGTCTGAGCGTAGGCGTCAAGGAACCGCTCGTCGCTGGAGTCCCAGGACGACGCATCTCTTAGCTTGATATTCAATTTAGCGACCGCCTTCCGCgttcgcttgtcctcgcgataggtggCTCgctcctccctcccctcctccctctccgccctcctcttGGCGAAGAACTGCTCCTCGTTGATGATGTTTTgcgggaagcgttggcgccacagcgccatggcttcctcgtccatctcggccaggCTGAGATGGCGCTCCCGCCTCCGGTACTCgcaacgatcctcgtcggtgataagccgcggGGGAGGCGCCAACTCAtgtgcccgctcccgcgtcgcCACGTCGGTGAAGTTCATGTCCCAACGGGACCGCCGGAGGTGCCACGCCGTAGTGTCATACGCGCGGGCGCCATCCTGGGCGGTGCCGAAGGTTCCGAGGCCGAGGCGCACGCCGCCGCCTGACCGAATCTCGGCGGAGTAGGTGCCGGACGGAcgcacgcggacgccgcggtagcccaaAGCTccccggcggcatggtggcgcagtGGTGTCGTGTCGGCGGCGGGAAGAGAAAGCGGTAGAGGGAGCGATGAGAGAGCGGCAGAGGGCACTGCAATTTTATAGACGCGCCGGACGCGATGCGCCAAATCTAGCGCGCGAGCTGTCGCCTTTTCTCGCGCGCGCAATCGTTTCCCGCACACGCCAGTTTCCCGCCTCCGCTGGAGCGCATGAAAACATCCCGCGCGCACTAAAATGCCAGCTTACCGCGCGCGCATGTCTtttggcgcggctgttggagatgctctgaggaAATCACCATTTCCTCGCTGGACCCTTCCCCTTCCAGCCGTCGGCGCGGCTGTGCCCGTCCTTTGTGTAGGCATCGGCATGCGGAGGTGCGTCATCATCAGAGCTGGAGGTGGAGCTGTCCATCAGGTCGGAGTCGGAGCTGCACCTCATGCCTGACAGCCTGCAGAGCAGGCGGTATCGCTCCTTCGCATGGCGGGCCGCCTTCGCCATCGCCGCAACCTCCTTGTTTGCCCCGCGCTCCGACAACTCGATGGCGAGTCAGAGCGCCTTGGAAATCTTGTGGTGGAGGCGTCGCGCATCCTTCTCTACCGTCATGAGAGAGCGACGGAGGACCGACGCGAGGAGCGCGGCATCGGGATCAACCGACAAACTCGTGTGCGGACATCGCCTCCCCCTCTTCCTTGCCCAATGCCGCTCGCGTCGGGCTGTATGTGCCTCTGACTCGGGCTCCTCGTGCACGCCGGCCCCTACGCGGGCACGAGGACCCAGCGGTGGCcaggtgtgggagtcctggactaaggggtcctcgtgcgttcggcctgttagccatgggccggactgatgggttgtgaagatacgaagaccggagactgcacccgtgtccgtatGAGGCCCTCCTTGACGTGGAATACAAGCTTGGTGACTAAATATGTAGatccctttctttgtaaccgaccttgtgtaaccctagatcctcccggtgtctatataaaccggaggacttagtccggaggggagAGACATCATCataactgttggggatattactgctgggcgtaaaccggcctatctgggccgggtcaacttcatcagtagttccagaagtgataaagcccaagaaggcagatgagggcctaaggcccgtagccggttcaagacttgtagctgtaaaccggaatttatataaacttgtattgtaagttaggaataaggagagaccaacccggatacgaatatcgaccggtgttgggactctgtgaaccgacgggtgtcacccgtgtatataaggggacgacccggtggcggttcaaggacaacagacaacaagtcgagacataggcgaagcttgtttgctccctagtcatcgaaaccccatcaattccatcacaactaaacgtaggcttttaccttcattgaaggggccgaactagtataaactctcttgcgtccctgtgtccgctttaaccccttcaagctaaccagtCGCGATGGctacacgactaagtcctttctctaggacatctgccgtgacaaaaccacgacagttggcgcccaccgtggggcaatcgcacgatggtttccggttcttggagggccgctttga
It encodes:
- the LOC119304204 gene encoding RHOMBOID-like protein 2, whose product is MATSRADVEKGGSSPRKAKQEPGKVPSPLYPQHEGEREWTPWLVPSILVANITVFTIAMYYNNCPAHNAKPGRDGQCVARFLHRFSFQPLRQNPLLGPSSATLVKMGALVWDKVVHGHQGWRLFSCMWMHAGVLHLVANMLSLLFIGLRLEQQFGYVRIGGIYLISGVGGSVLSSLFIRSAISVGASGALFGLLGAMLAELLSNWTIYSNKVAAVTTLLFVIAVNLVLGILPHVNNFAHIGGFLTGFLLGFVLLMRPHFGWMERYRLPAGSPCTARKYLPYQWALMAVALALAVAGFAIGLAMVFRGANANSSCGWCHYLSCVPTASWSCAN